One Eubacteriales bacterium mix99 genomic window carries:
- a CDS encoding penicillin-binding transpeptidase domain-containing protein: protein MGKGKSKKKTILLLSVGCILLLAIGGLFVQKKVPIMELLQHRTESRVKPDQLLEQYYSDIEKGKYEEMYRMLEKKSREKISKENFISRNQRIYEGIQAKNIRVKATDVEKSRKEGTTVQYEVTMDTVAGKVSFSNQAVFQAGQEKENPYMLHWEDSMIFPELTSGDKVKVSREEAKRGRILDRNGVVLAGEGTASLVGLVPGKMREDSSQDIGKLAEITGISPEEIRKRLGAKWVTADSFVPLKTVEKLTQPEKLSEEPDEKTTRKKERDEALLSIPGVMLSDMEIRQYPTGMASSHLIGYLQKVTAEDLKEHSGEGYHENSMIGRSGMESLYEKELKGQDGVEIAIVDSKGQKKDVPADIAKQDGKDIALTIDSNLQQNIYQKFAGEKSCSVAMNPYTGEVLALVSTPTFDGNDLLLGMDDESWNSLKEDEGKPLMNRFRQKLSPGSSFKPIIAAIGLKTGTIDPQEDIGNTGLDWQKDSSWGNYYVKTLHAAKPAVLQNALICSDNVYFARAALKIGKEKLQAGLDELGFGRKLPFEISVAESQYSNTKQMESEIQVADSGYGQGQILMNPIHLAALYTGFANQGDVIKPYLLYQEEGRREVWIPSAYEPEQAELIENAMKQVLQSKQGTGHEAYRGDVSLAGKTGTAEIKSTKEDKTGTELGWFGVFTADPDTEKPLLLLSMVEDVKGRGGSGYVVKKDIPILDDWFGGAQ from the coding sequence ATGGGAAAGGGAAAAAGCAAAAAGAAGACCATTTTGCTGTTAAGTGTCGGTTGTATTTTATTGCTGGCGATAGGGGGATTGTTCGTACAGAAGAAGGTCCCTATTATGGAGCTGCTTCAGCACAGGACGGAGAGCCGGGTGAAGCCGGATCAGCTGTTGGAACAGTATTATTCCGATATTGAAAAAGGAAAGTATGAAGAAATGTATCGGATGCTGGAGAAGAAAAGCAGGGAAAAGATTTCGAAAGAGAATTTTATCTCCAGAAATCAAAGGATCTATGAAGGAATTCAGGCAAAAAATATCAGGGTAAAAGCCACGGATGTGGAAAAGAGCAGAAAAGAAGGAACCACGGTTCAATATGAAGTAACCATGGATACCGTGGCCGGAAAAGTCTCTTTTTCCAATCAGGCGGTGTTTCAAGCCGGTCAGGAGAAAGAGAATCCCTATATGCTGCATTGGGAAGACAGCATGATTTTTCCGGAATTAACCTCCGGCGATAAGGTAAAGGTATCCAGGGAGGAAGCAAAACGCGGCAGGATCCTGGATCGGAACGGAGTCGTGCTTGCCGGGGAAGGAACGGCTTCCTTGGTAGGGCTTGTCCCGGGAAAGATGAGGGAAGACAGCAGTCAGGACATCGGGAAACTGGCGGAGATAACAGGGATTTCCCCGGAGGAAATCAGAAAAAGGCTGGGAGCCAAATGGGTAACAGCGGATTCCTTTGTCCCCCTCAAAACCGTAGAAAAGTTAACGCAGCCGGAGAAACTGTCGGAAGAGCCGGATGAAAAAACAACACGGAAAAAAGAGCGGGATGAAGCTCTTTTGTCGATTCCGGGGGTGATGCTGTCCGATATGGAAATCCGGCAGTATCCCACCGGCATGGCCAGCTCCCATTTAATCGGATATCTTCAGAAAGTAACTGCGGAGGATCTGAAAGAGCATTCGGGAGAAGGATACCATGAAAACAGCATGATTGGCAGAAGCGGGATGGAAAGCCTGTATGAGAAGGAATTAAAAGGGCAGGATGGAGTGGAGATCGCCATAGTCGATTCGAAGGGGCAGAAAAAAGATGTTCCTGCAGATATCGCGAAGCAGGACGGAAAGGATATTGCCCTTACCATTGATTCCAATCTGCAGCAGAATATCTATCAGAAATTTGCCGGTGAAAAAAGCTGTTCGGTAGCCATGAATCCTTATACAGGCGAAGTGCTGGCGCTTGTCAGCACCCCGACCTTTGACGGCAATGATCTTTTGCTGGGAATGGATGATGAATCCTGGAACTCCCTGAAGGAGGATGAAGGAAAGCCTCTCATGAACCGGTTCCGTCAGAAATTATCCCCGGGTTCTTCTTTCAAGCCGATTATTGCGGCAATCGGACTGAAGACAGGTACGATTGATCCTCAGGAAGATATTGGAAATACAGGCCTTGATTGGCAGAAGGACAGCAGTTGGGGAAATTATTATGTAAAGACTCTTCATGCGGCAAAACCGGCTGTTCTGCAAAATGCACTGATCTGTTCCGACAACGTTTATTTTGCCAGGGCTGCGCTGAAAATCGGGAAGGAAAAGCTGCAGGCAGGGCTGGATGAGTTGGGATTTGGCAGGAAGCTTCCGTTTGAGATTTCCGTGGCGGAATCCCAATATTCCAACACCAAACAGATGGAATCTGAAATCCAGGTGGCGGACAGCGGATATGGGCAGGGACAAATACTGATGAATCCCATCCACCTTGCTGCATTGTATACCGGCTTTGCAAATCAGGGAGATGTGATCAAACCGTATCTGCTGTATCAGGAGGAAGGCCGGCGGGAGGTATGGATTCCCTCTGCATATGAGCCGGAACAGGCGGAGCTGATTGAAAATGCGATGAAGCAGGTCCTGCAGTCAAAACAGGGAACAGGGCATGAGGCTTATCGTGGGGATGTTTCCCTGGCAGGGAAAACCGGAACGGCAGAAATCAAGTCAACAAAAGAAGATAAAACTGGGACGGAACTGGGATGGTTCGGTGTCTTTACGGCGGATCCGGATACGGAAAAGCCCTTGCTTCTCCTCAGCATGGTGGAGGATGTAAAGGGGAGAGGCGGAAGCGGTTATGTCGTGAAGAAGGACATTCCGATTCTGGATGACTGGTTTGGCGGAGCACAATGA
- a CDS encoding helix-turn-helix domain-containing protein, whose translation MVISYIDSDIMSWKYISTIPESVFLEKANYIQKYAVLSLVLCMVAGGIISFFFTKRNYHPLEELIVSLKDSIPAGDPKNDNEYHFIQEALSNILEEKESIHRKLDQQNDEMRLSFMRRLLCGKIKVNDEFFRIAESYHIQFHSNYYAVILFHIEQYDQFFYGEENITEESKLDLINYVIANVVGEITNQGHQGYIVEIDHSLACLMGVSLTEATEAENEILDIAKNAKRLVENYLYTTLTISVSRVHDSLAGFPEAYQEAIEAMEYRMVIGAEQIIQYNNIRHPNYHYSYPMDVEYKLINAIKSGDLTKAKAMVNSVISNNLDGGILSVDMARCLMFNLVSTMIKTINEFSETSDPDLLQTIDPVERVEQMLKCNTIMEMKEYMESTLEDICGCVERKKQSHNSKLKDDIINFINENYSCPEMSNAMIAEHFSIHPAYLSRFFKEQTGEKVLDYINKLRMQTAKQMLQESRCKIEEVAQKLGYNNSVSFIRVFKKYEGTTPGKYRDTMRDY comes from the coding sequence ATGGTAATATCGTATATTGATTCCGATATCATGAGCTGGAAATATATCTCCACTATACCGGAATCCGTCTTTTTGGAAAAAGCAAATTATATTCAAAAATATGCTGTCTTAAGCCTCGTTCTATGTATGGTGGCTGGAGGGATCATCAGTTTCTTTTTTACCAAAAGAAATTATCATCCATTGGAAGAGCTTATTGTTTCGCTTAAGGACAGCATCCCTGCGGGGGATCCAAAGAATGATAATGAATATCATTTTATCCAGGAAGCATTGAGCAATATATTAGAAGAGAAGGAATCTATCCACAGGAAGCTGGATCAGCAAAACGATGAAATGCGATTGAGTTTTATGCGAAGATTACTTTGCGGTAAAATTAAGGTGAATGATGAGTTTTTTCGCATTGCAGAATCCTATCACATCCAGTTTCACTCCAATTATTATGCGGTAATTTTATTTCACATAGAGCAATATGATCAGTTTTTTTACGGAGAAGAAAACATTACGGAAGAAAGCAAGCTGGACTTGATTAATTATGTAATAGCAAATGTAGTGGGCGAAATAACGAATCAGGGCCACCAGGGGTATATCGTTGAAATTGATCACTCTCTGGCGTGTTTAATGGGTGTTAGCCTGACAGAAGCAACGGAAGCCGAAAATGAAATTCTGGACATAGCAAAGAACGCAAAGAGACTTGTTGAAAATTACCTGTATACCACGCTCACAATATCTGTAAGCCGTGTGCATGATTCGTTGGCTGGTTTTCCGGAGGCGTATCAGGAAGCGATCGAAGCTATGGAATATAGGATGGTGATCGGAGCAGAACAAATAATTCAGTACAATAACATAAGGCATCCGAATTACCACTATTCCTATCCTATGGATGTGGAGTACAAACTGATCAATGCCATTAAATCGGGGGATCTTACAAAAGCAAAGGCCATGGTAAATTCTGTTATATCAAACAATCTGGACGGGGGCATATTATCCGTTGATATGGCCAGGTGTTTGATGTTTAATCTGGTCAGTACCATGATCAAAACGATAAATGAATTCAGTGAAACGTCTGATCCGGATCTTTTGCAGACGATAGACCCGGTGGAAAGAGTTGAACAAATGTTGAAATGCAATACCATCATGGAAATGAAGGAATATATGGAATCTACACTGGAAGATATCTGTGGGTGTGTGGAGAGGAAGAAGCAAAGCCATAACAGCAAATTAAAGGATGATATTATAAACTTTATAAATGAAAACTATTCCTGTCCGGAAATGAGCAATGCAATGATTGCGGAGCATTTTTCCATTCACCCCGCATACTTGTCCCGCTTTTTTAAAGAGCAAACCGGAGAAAAAGTACTGGATTATATCAACAAACTTCGAATGCAGACAGCAAAACAGATGCTGCAGGAAAGCAGGTGTAAAATTGAAGAGGTAGCTCAGAAGCTTGGATACAACAACAGTGTCTCTTTCATTCGGGTATTCAAAAAATATGAAGGCACAACTCCCGGGAAGTACAGGGATACGATGAGAGATTATTAA
- a CDS encoding extracellular solute-binding protein: MKSKWKRLLSIMVTVLLSGSILIGCAADRKEKTAQGEGGKADQEVSGKTANDDGQKDKEDDKPIKLTYWAALDNNAATVVSNLGEVEMVKKWLKEFNIDITFMHPPAGQEKEQFNLAIVSRELPDLFEYNWLGYPGGPEKAISDNIIIKLNELVNQNAPNFKTVLETNELINKQVRTDEGDLYVFPAYSGSKYHISGGLVLRKDWLDELHLSVPETIDDWTEVLTGFKEEKGSSAPLTGTVADILSNEGIFNDPFHIGKGFYLENGKMMYGPMQPEYRQFLELMCEWYQDGLLDPDFAANDGNAVDSRVIEGQSGALMTHIGGGMGKYMNTMKDDSSFDLVAAQFPVQKKGEQPKFVPRPWEYRGGGSVAITPHNKYPEESAKLIDYLYSEEGALLKNFGVEGVSYNMENGYPKYTDLIMNNPDGLSVTQALGKYTRGSTPTPGYIDGRYHEQYFQLPQQKDAANLWAKVADNALDVLVPPITNSAKEAEEVSTIMATVSSYQQEMAVKFIMGQESPDHFDQYVKEMEKMNINRVIELKQKALDRYNSR, encoded by the coding sequence ATGAAAAGCAAGTGGAAACGGCTTCTTTCTATCATGGTAACAGTTTTATTGTCAGGAAGCATTCTGATAGGGTGTGCTGCGGACCGGAAAGAGAAAACGGCACAAGGAGAAGGGGGAAAAGCCGATCAAGAGGTATCCGGGAAGACGGCAAACGACGATGGGCAGAAAGATAAGGAAGATGACAAACCAATTAAGCTGACCTATTGGGCTGCACTGGACAATAATGCTGCCACTGTGGTTTCCAATTTAGGCGAAGTGGAAATGGTAAAGAAGTGGCTGAAGGAATTCAACATTGATATCACATTTATGCATCCGCCTGCTGGCCAGGAGAAGGAGCAATTCAATCTTGCCATTGTATCCAGGGAACTTCCGGATCTGTTTGAATATAACTGGCTGGGATATCCGGGAGGACCGGAAAAGGCAATAAGCGACAACATTATAATCAAGCTGAACGAATTGGTGAATCAAAATGCACCAAATTTCAAAACTGTTCTGGAGACAAATGAATTGATCAATAAGCAGGTACGGACGGATGAAGGGGATTTATATGTATTCCCGGCTTATTCAGGAAGCAAGTATCATATCTCCGGAGGCCTGGTTCTCCGTAAGGATTGGCTGGACGAACTGCATTTATCCGTCCCGGAGACCATTGATGACTGGACGGAAGTGCTGACCGGTTTCAAGGAAGAAAAGGGCAGTTCTGCACCACTTACCGGCACTGTTGCTGATATTTTAAGCAATGAAGGAATTTTCAATGATCCTTTTCATATAGGAAAAGGATTCTATCTGGAAAACGGAAAGATGATGTATGGTCCCATGCAACCGGAATACAGGCAATTCCTGGAGCTGATGTGTGAATGGTATCAGGATGGGCTACTGGATCCGGATTTTGCTGCAAATGACGGTAATGCAGTGGACTCCAGGGTGATTGAAGGGCAGTCCGGCGCATTAATGACCCATATAGGCGGAGGAATGGGAAAGTATATGAATACCATGAAAGACGATTCTTCCTTTGATCTGGTTGCCGCCCAATTTCCGGTTCAGAAGAAAGGGGAACAGCCGAAGTTTGTACCCAGGCCATGGGAATACAGAGGCGGCGGTTCCGTTGCCATCACTCCTCATAATAAATATCCGGAGGAGTCCGCAAAACTTATCGATTACTTATACAGCGAAGAAGGTGCTCTTCTCAAAAATTTTGGGGTGGAAGGCGTATCTTATAATATGGAAAACGGGTATCCCAAATATACAGACCTGATTATGAATAATCCCGATGGCCTTTCCGTGACACAGGCCCTGGGGAAATATACAAGAGGCAGTACTCCTACACCAGGGTATATTGATGGAAGATATCATGAGCAATATTTTCAATTGCCTCAGCAAAAGGATGCCGCAAATCTTTGGGCGAAGGTGGCCGATAATGCCCTGGATGTATTGGTACCTCCTATTACCAACTCAGCAAAGGAAGCAGAAGAAGTTTCGACGATTATGGCTACGGTAAGCTCTTATCAGCAGGAAATGGCTGTAAAGTTCATAATGGGACAGGAATCTCCCGATCATTTTGATCAGTATGTAAAAGAAATGGAAAAAATGAATATCAATCGTGTCATTGAGCTGAAGCAGAAGGCGTTGGACCGTTATAACAGCAGGTAA
- a CDS encoding ABC transporter permease subunit produces MKLNSNYKVKPGSAIPVVNTLSDRIIKELSKNKYLYLMALPVLAYYLLFHYGPMYGAVIAFKNFDVSKGIWGSPWVGFQYFREFFQSYYFSRLLRNTFLLSFYQLLWGFPAPILFALLLNEIRNHAFKRTIQTAAYLPHFISTVVVCGLIHDFFARDGVITSLYTLFGGEATSFLSQPQYFRGIYVGTGIWQETGWGAIIYLSALSSIDTQQYEAAIIDGAGRLKQLLHVTLPGIMPTIIIMLILRIGQVMSVGFEKIILLYNPNTYETADVISSFVYRKGLGESFQFSYTSAVGLFNSLINFALLISANWFSKKVSDTSLW; encoded by the coding sequence ATGAAGCTGAACAGTAATTATAAAGTAAAGCCGGGATCGGCGATACCAGTGGTAAACACACTGTCTGATAGGATTATAAAAGAACTTTCAAAGAATAAATACTTATATCTCATGGCGCTGCCCGTATTGGCTTATTATCTGTTGTTCCATTATGGTCCTATGTATGGCGCTGTGATTGCGTTTAAGAACTTTGATGTGTCAAAAGGGATCTGGGGAAGTCCCTGGGTAGGATTTCAATATTTCAGGGAATTTTTTCAAAGTTACTATTTTAGCAGATTACTTCGAAATACATTTTTGTTGAGCTTCTATCAGCTGTTGTGGGGATTTCCTGCTCCCATTCTGTTTGCCCTGCTGTTGAATGAGATCAGAAATCATGCCTTTAAGAGGACAATCCAGACAGCTGCTTATTTGCCTCATTTTATATCCACTGTAGTGGTATGCGGCCTGATTCATGATTTTTTTGCACGTGATGGGGTGATTACCAGTCTGTATACCTTGTTTGGCGGAGAAGCAACAAGCTTTTTGAGTCAGCCTCAATATTTCAGGGGCATTTACGTCGGCACCGGGATATGGCAGGAGACAGGATGGGGCGCTATTATATATTTGTCCGCATTAAGCAGCATCGATACTCAGCAGTATGAGGCTGCAATAATAGATGGAGCCGGAAGGCTCAAACAGCTGCTTCATGTGACGCTGCCCGGTATTATGCCCACGATTATTATCATGCTGATACTGAGAATCGGGCAGGTAATGAGTGTAGGGTTTGAAAAAATTATCCTGCTGTATAATCCCAATACATATGAAACAGCAGATGTGATTTCTTCCTTTGTGTACCGAAAGGGTCTCGGCGAAAGTTTTCAGTTCAGTTATACTTCGGCGGTTGGATTGTTTAACTCACTAATCAATTTTGCCCTTTTGATTTCTGCGAATTGGTTCAGCAAAAAAGTCAGTGATACGAGTTTATGGTAA
- a CDS encoding carbohydrate ABC transporter permease, translating to MVVRKNAGDRIFDFFNALFMICMMIVTVYPFIYVILASVSESRLLIGHHGLLLKPKGFSLMAYKLVFKNPNIATGYRNTLFILVIGTILNILLTSFGAYILSRKSFKFKNVMMILIVFTMYFNGGMIPRYLMVYNNYHLGNSLWALILPQAISTWNLIVMRTSFSSLPDSLEESAKIDGANDFVILFRIVLPLSKAVVAVMILFYGVSHWNSWFDSMIFLRERDLYPLQLILREILISNNTDTMLEGITGVDDREMVGKSIQYATIIVATLPILLVYPLIQKYFVKGVMVGALKG from the coding sequence ATGGTTGTGAGAAAGAACGCAGGAGATCGAATCTTTGATTTCTTTAATGCATTGTTTATGATTTGCATGATGATTGTTACCGTGTATCCATTTATTTATGTAATACTGGCTTCTGTCAGCGAGTCCCGTCTGCTAATCGGCCATCATGGATTATTGCTTAAGCCAAAAGGATTCAGTCTGATGGCTTATAAACTGGTTTTCAAAAATCCCAATATTGCAACAGGATACCGCAATACTTTGTTTATACTGGTAATTGGAACGATCCTCAATATTCTCCTTACATCCTTTGGTGCATATATTTTGTCCAGAAAAAGCTTCAAGTTCAAAAATGTCATGATGATTCTGATTGTATTTACCATGTATTTCAACGGCGGGATGATTCCCAGGTATTTGATGGTGTACAATAATTATCATTTGGGGAATAGTTTATGGGCATTAATTTTACCTCAGGCGATATCCACATGGAATTTGATTGTTATGAGAACATCTTTTTCGTCCCTTCCGGACAGCCTGGAGGAGTCTGCCAAAATAGACGGAGCAAATGATTTCGTTATACTCTTTCGCATTGTCCTGCCCTTATCCAAAGCTGTCGTTGCTGTAATGATATTGTTTTATGGAGTCTCCCACTGGAATTCCTGGTTTGATTCCATGATTTTTCTGAGAGAGAGAGACCTTTATCCCCTGCAGTTGATCTTAAGGGAAATCCTGATCTCCAACAATACGGATACCATGCTGGAAGGGATAACGGGCGTGGATGACAGGGAAATGGTGGGGAAAAGCATTCAATACGCAACGATAATCGTTGCCACACTGCCAATTTTGCTGGTCTATCCCCTTATCCAGAAGTATTTCGTAAAGGGTGTTATGGTTGGAGCGCTGAAGGGGTGA
- a CDS encoding FAD-dependent oxidoreductase, with the protein MIYRRMADGIPRETAADDIAFDRHYDVIVAGTGTAGSFAVLAAAMQGVSVLGVDRFSGAGGMSTFGYVDGYYYGANGGMYEKIDREGKALQDEMFLGKVEAKQYLLEKKAADQGAEFLFETVVTGVYLNGKTVRGISVLTEDGVQNLACEMLIDATAEAEVCAMAGCAVDCGRQSDGKTRPYTSVKVWVTEEGNIARTNHDSGYINQYDPKELSNAILAAHESQLLGEFRNKHGRVLFLAPSIGIREGRRILAEETVTMQKILDGDQTKTPLFYAYSDFDKHGKDNALETELLQDWYVASNLSTVCLSVPISIKSLIPKGYRSLLTAGRHIGVDHDTASLVRMKKDMFKCGESAGVCAALAVKKGVQPIDLPYKEVREILQETGCLQEENNVGIMFDDQYRRMQVRWLTDENEIRRELAGDMPGIAIYSCKRLGNRMAEELKQWMSGADGNELLRSNCAIALGLIGDKACLPVLRDIVRNRDSFYYKDNRRTNQLRTVIAIYLAGKLGDMELAPMLKEILLDEREYGKGLYHEITKTSYLFNPNRNFNEVYFQVISYAAVSLIRIMEKHPENQEFRKEGLKILKEAFGDDFHIQKTTSMPEGTFEYASMQNIRDYVNRYCRKKL; encoded by the coding sequence ATGATTTACAGGAGAATGGCAGACGGCATCCCGAGGGAGACTGCAGCGGACGACATTGCATTTGACAGACATTATGATGTGATCGTAGCGGGAACAGGCACTGCCGGATCCTTTGCCGTTCTGGCAGCTGCCATGCAGGGAGTATCTGTTCTGGGCGTTGATCGGTTTTCCGGTGCCGGTGGGATGAGTACGTTTGGTTATGTGGATGGTTATTATTATGGTGCCAATGGAGGCATGTATGAAAAAATCGACCGGGAGGGCAAAGCCCTGCAGGATGAGATGTTTCTCGGGAAAGTGGAAGCAAAACAATACCTGTTGGAAAAAAAGGCGGCAGATCAGGGAGCGGAGTTTTTATTTGAAACCGTTGTAACAGGGGTTTACTTGAACGGAAAGACCGTTCGGGGCATTTCCGTACTGACGGAAGATGGAGTACAAAATCTGGCCTGTGAGATGCTGATCGACGCCACTGCGGAGGCAGAGGTATGCGCTATGGCTGGTTGTGCGGTAGACTGCGGCAGGCAATCCGACGGGAAAACCAGGCCGTATACCAGCGTGAAGGTTTGGGTAACAGAGGAAGGAAATATCGCCAGAACCAATCATGACAGTGGCTATATCAATCAATACGATCCAAAAGAGCTTTCCAACGCCATTTTGGCTGCCCATGAAAGTCAGCTCCTGGGGGAATTCCGCAATAAACATGGAAGAGTACTCTTTTTAGCTCCCTCTATCGGGATCCGGGAAGGCAGACGCATTCTGGCGGAGGAAACCGTCACCATGCAGAAAATTCTGGACGGGGACCAGACCAAAACTCCGTTGTTTTATGCTTACTCTGATTTTGACAAACATGGAAAGGACAATGCTCTGGAAACGGAGCTTCTGCAGGACTGGTATGTGGCAAGCAACCTAAGCACAGTCTGTTTGTCGGTGCCCATTTCCATAAAATCGCTGATTCCAAAAGGATACCGGTCTCTTCTGACTGCCGGGAGGCATATTGGAGTGGATCATGATACGGCAAGTCTTGTTCGCATGAAAAAGGATATGTTCAAATGCGGGGAAAGTGCAGGCGTCTGTGCTGCTTTGGCGGTAAAAAAAGGCGTTCAGCCCATAGATCTTCCTTATAAGGAAGTCCGGGAAATATTGCAGGAAACCGGATGTCTGCAGGAAGAAAACAATGTGGGAATCATGTTTGATGACCAGTATCGAAGAATGCAGGTTCGCTGGCTGACAGATGAAAATGAGATCCGGAGGGAATTGGCCGGAGATATGCCGGGCATTGCCATTTATTCCTGCAAACGTCTGGGGAATCGGATGGCGGAAGAGTTGAAGCAATGGATGTCTGGTGCGGACGGGAATGAATTGCTGCGCAGCAATTGTGCCATAGCTCTTGGATTGATTGGGGATAAAGCCTGTCTGCCCGTCCTTCGGGATATTGTCCGAAACCGTGATAGTTTTTATTATAAGGATAATCGGAGGACGAATCAGTTGAGAACGGTTATCGCCATCTATCTGGCTGGTAAACTGGGAGATATGGAATTGGCTCCAATGCTGAAGGAAATCCTTTTGGACGAAAGGGAATATGGAAAAGGACTATATCATGAAATAACAAAAACCAGCTATCTGTTCAATCCGAACAGGAATTTCAATGAAGTGTATTTCCAGGTGATTTCCTATGCAGCGGTTTCCCTGATCCGGATTATGGAAAAACATCCGGAGAATCAGGAGTTTCGGAAAGAAGGTCTGAAAATACTGAAAGAAGCCTTTGGGGATGATTTTCATATTCAGAAGACGACTTCCATGCCGGAAGGAACATTTGAATATGCATCCATGCAAAATATCAGGGATTATGTAAATCGTTACTGCCGTAAAAAGTTGTAA
- a CDS encoding ATP-binding protein has product MKDELLKEILREYDAYRLEEQQAQKEREAEVLRSIPELARLRRSLVSSMAKKARTLVRQSDPISHSTAKGSVSGPADSDRNAKPDQGTESSPDMESEWSRQTKEKEAALLAEHGYPRDYLDTHFRCPRCRDTGYVGDLVKKKCSCLIQKLAERSYRFAELSETEQENFGTFDAGVFPKAPMEGSKLNQREYMEHLKNVLWDYQTAYPDNPKKNILFTGKTGLGKTFLLNCLAKSILEKGYTVLKLTSFNLFENLFRSSLQNSEEGALLLKDRIFSVDVLIIDDLGTETRRNNFTAEELFNILNERYLQKQHTFLSTNLSLSDLRDFYSDRVTSRLFDTQNTMIFRFAGQDIRLRTRHCGDNSSFKEKA; this is encoded by the coding sequence ATGAAAGATGAATTGCTGAAAGAAATACTGAGAGAATATGATGCCTATCGGCTGGAAGAGCAGCAGGCGCAGAAAGAGCGGGAAGCGGAAGTCCTTCGCAGCATACCCGAGCTTGCCCGGCTGCGCCGTTCTCTTGTGTCTTCCATGGCGAAAAAAGCCCGGACCCTGGTTCGGCAGTCCGATCCCATCTCTCATAGCACTGCAAAAGGATCGGTCAGCGGGCCAGCCGATTCAGACAGGAATGCAAAACCGGATCAAGGCACAGAATCCAGTCCGGACATGGAATCGGAATGGAGCCGTCAGACAAAGGAAAAGGAAGCCGCACTTCTTGCAGAGCACGGATATCCCAGGGATTATCTCGATACCCATTTCCGATGCCCCAGGTGCAGGGATACCGGTTATGTGGGGGATCTGGTGAAAAAAAAGTGCAGCTGCCTGATTCAGAAGCTGGCAGAGCGTTCCTATCGCTTTGCCGAACTCTCCGAAACAGAGCAGGAAAACTTCGGAACCTTTGATGCCGGCGTCTTTCCGAAAGCACCGATGGAAGGCAGCAAGCTGAATCAAAGGGAATATATGGAGCACCTGAAAAATGTACTCTGGGACTATCAGACCGCCTATCCGGACAATCCGAAAAAGAATATTCTGTTTACCGGAAAGACCGGACTGGGAAAAACATTCCTGTTGAATTGCCTGGCAAAATCCATATTGGAGAAGGGTTATACCGTCCTGAAGCTGACCTCCTTCAATCTGTTTGAGAATTTATTCCGCAGTTCCCTGCAAAATTCGGAGGAAGGAGCCCTTCTCCTGAAGGACCGTATCTTCAGCGTGGATGTTCTGATCATTGATGATCTGGGCACGGAGACCCGGCGTAATAATTTCACCGCTGAGGAACTGTTCAATATCCTGAATGAACGGTATCTGCAGAAACAGCATACCTTCCTGTCCACCAATCTGTCCTTGTCGGACCTGAGGGATTTTTATTCGGACCGGGTAACCTCCCGGCTGTTTGACACCCAGAACACCATGATATTCCGTTTTGCCGGTCAGGATATCCGTCTGCGGACCCGGCACTGCGGGGACAACAGCTCGTTTAAGGAAAAAGCGTGA